From one Streptomyces mobaraensis genomic stretch:
- the hisD gene encoding histidinol dehydrogenase: MISRIDLRGGAVTDGVIDRDLLPRAELDVEAALEKVRPICEDVHHRGTAALIDYAERFDGVTIDRVRVAPEAIERALAELDPAVRAALEESIRRARLVHREQRRTDKTVTVVPGGTVTERWVPVERVGLYVPGGNAVYPSSVVMNVVPAQEAGVASLAVSSPPQKDFGGLPHPTILAACALLGVDEVYAAGGAQAIAMFAYGTDECRPAQLVTGPGNIWVAAAKRLLKGRIGIDAEAGPTEIAILADDTADAAHVAADLISQAEHDTLAAAVLVTPSEALAEAVEAELKTQVAATKHVERITEALAGRQSGIVLVDDLDQGLAVVDAYAAEHLEIQTADASAVAARVRNAGAVFVGPYAPVSLGDYCAGSNHVLPTGGCACHSSGLSVQSFLRGIHVVDYSRDALADVTHHVVTLAEAEDLPAHGAALKARFGWKVPGKSS; encoded by the coding sequence GTGATCTCCCGAATCGATCTGCGCGGCGGAGCCGTCACCGACGGCGTCATCGACCGCGACCTGCTGCCCCGAGCCGAACTCGACGTCGAGGCCGCCCTGGAGAAGGTGCGGCCCATCTGCGAGGACGTGCATCATCGCGGGACGGCGGCACTGATCGACTACGCGGAGAGGTTCGACGGCGTCACCATCGACCGGGTGCGCGTCGCGCCCGAGGCGATCGAGCGCGCCCTGGCGGAGCTGGACCCGGCGGTCCGCGCCGCCCTGGAGGAGTCCATCCGCCGCGCCCGCCTCGTCCACCGCGAGCAGCGCCGCACCGACAAGACCGTCACCGTCGTCCCCGGCGGCACGGTCACCGAGCGCTGGGTGCCCGTCGAGCGCGTCGGCCTGTACGTGCCGGGCGGCAACGCCGTCTACCCGTCGTCCGTCGTGATGAACGTCGTGCCCGCGCAGGAGGCCGGCGTCGCCTCGCTGGCCGTGTCGTCCCCGCCGCAGAAGGACTTCGGGGGCCTCCCGCACCCGACCATCCTCGCCGCCTGCGCCCTGCTCGGCGTCGACGAGGTGTACGCGGCCGGCGGCGCTCAGGCCATCGCCATGTTCGCCTACGGCACCGACGAGTGCCGGCCCGCCCAGCTCGTCACCGGCCCCGGCAACATCTGGGTCGCCGCCGCCAAGCGGCTGCTCAAGGGCCGTATCGGCATCGACGCCGAGGCCGGCCCGACCGAGATCGCGATCCTCGCCGACGACACCGCCGACGCGGCGCACGTCGCCGCCGACCTGATCAGCCAGGCCGAGCACGACACGCTGGCCGCCGCCGTCCTCGTCACGCCCTCCGAGGCGCTCGCCGAGGCCGTCGAGGCCGAGCTCAAGACCCAGGTGGCCGCGACGAAGCACGTGGAGCGGATCACCGAGGCGCTGGCCGGCCGGCAGTCGGGGATCGTCCTCGTCGACGACCTCGACCAGGGCCTCGCCGTCGTCGACGCCTACGCCGCCGAACACCTGGAGATCCAGACCGCCGACGCCTCCGCCGTCGCCGCCCGGGTCCGCAACGCCGGCGCCGTCTTCGTCGGCCCGTACGCGCCCGTCTCCCTCGGCGACTACTGCGCCGGCTCCAACCACGTCCTGCCCACCGGCGGCTGCGCCTGCCACTCCTCCGGCCTGTCCGTGCAGTCCTTCCTGCGCGGCATCCACGTCGTGGACTACAGCCGCGACGCGCTCGCCGACGTCACCCACCACGTGGTGACGCTGGCGGAGGCCGAGGATCTGCCGGCGCACGGCGCGGCGCTCAAGGCGCGGTTCGGGTGGAAGGTTCCCGGTAAGAGCTCGTGA
- a CDS encoding LON peptidase substrate-binding domain-containing protein, whose protein sequence is MTTARLPIFPLNSVLFPGLVLPLNVFEQRYRAMMRHLAELPDDAPRRFGVVAIRDGFEVAHSALGLPAETRPEPGPATGFGPDPLAAFHAVGCVAEAATLRERPDGTFEVLATGTTRFRLLSVDASGPFLTGETEELEERPGEGAGALASGVLRAFRAYQKRLAGASERTLAGRQDIPEEPSVLSYLVASAAMLDVPAKQRLLQAPDTASRLADELRLLRTETALIGKLPSLPAVDFTRRPTSPN, encoded by the coding sequence GTGACCACCGCGCGCCTGCCGATCTTCCCCCTCAACTCGGTGCTGTTCCCGGGCCTCGTCCTGCCTCTGAACGTCTTCGAGCAGCGGTACCGCGCGATGATGCGCCACCTCGCGGAACTGCCCGACGACGCCCCGCGCCGGTTCGGCGTCGTGGCCATCCGCGACGGCTTCGAGGTGGCCCACAGCGCCCTCGGCCTGCCGGCCGAGACCCGGCCGGAACCGGGCCCGGCGACGGGCTTCGGCCCGGACCCGCTCGCCGCGTTCCACGCCGTCGGCTGCGTGGCCGAGGCCGCGACCCTGCGGGAGCGGCCGGACGGCACGTTCGAGGTCCTGGCCACCGGGACGACCCGGTTCCGGCTGCTGTCGGTCGACGCCTCCGGCCCGTTCCTCACCGGCGAGACGGAGGAGCTGGAGGAACGTCCCGGCGAGGGGGCCGGCGCCCTGGCCTCCGGGGTGCTGCGGGCGTTCCGCGCCTACCAGAAGCGGCTGGCGGGGGCCAGCGAACGCACCCTGGCCGGCCGGCAGGACATCCCCGAGGAGCCGTCCGTCCTCTCCTACCTGGTCGCCTCGGCCGCCATGCTCGACGTCCCGGCCAAGCAGCGGCTCCTCCAGGCCCCCGACACCGCGTCCCGCCTGGCGGACGAACTGAGACTGCTGCGCACCGAGACCGCCTTGATCGGTAAGCTCCCCTCGCTGCCCGCGGTGGACTTCACCCGGCGGCCGACGAGTCCCAACTGA
- a CDS encoding ABC transporter permease encodes MSAVSAEAVSGKVRERGAVRPRPVGGEPAPLAPRARLLPALSAVYRAQLSRARVARIPLLFVATFQSVGIMILMRGVVDGGDEARAVVAGSSVLVVAFVALNLLAQYFGQLRASGGLDHYATLPVPPAAVVLGAAGAYASFTVPGTAVTAVIGSVLFKLPLAHLWVLAGVIPLSGAALAGLGAALGLLAPRQELATLLGQLGMSAALLLGVLPASHMPAPIALARDLLPSTYGVEAFARSFDAHPDWLRVAGDLGVCAAVGVVSLAVATWAYRRAAVR; translated from the coding sequence GTGAGTGCTGTGTCCGCAGAAGCGGTGTCCGGGAAGGTACGGGAGCGGGGTGCGGTCCGGCCCCGGCCCGTGGGCGGGGAGCCCGCGCCGCTGGCGCCGCGCGCCCGGCTGCTGCCCGCGCTGTCGGCCGTCTACCGGGCGCAGCTCTCCCGCGCCCGGGTGGCGCGGATCCCGCTGCTGTTCGTGGCGACCTTCCAGTCCGTCGGCATCATGATCCTGATGCGCGGCGTCGTGGACGGCGGCGACGAGGCGCGGGCCGTCGTGGCCGGCTCCAGCGTGCTGGTGGTCGCGTTCGTCGCGCTCAACCTGCTGGCCCAGTACTTCGGACAGCTGCGCGCGAGCGGCGGGCTCGACCACTACGCGACGCTGCCCGTGCCGCCTGCCGCCGTGGTGCTGGGCGCGGCGGGTGCCTACGCCTCGTTCACCGTGCCCGGGACGGCCGTCACCGCCGTCATCGGGAGCGTGCTGTTCAAGCTGCCGCTGGCCCATCTGTGGGTGCTGGCCGGCGTCATCCCGCTGTCCGGAGCCGCCCTGGCCGGGCTGGGCGCCGCCCTCGGGCTGCTCGCCCCCCGGCAGGAACTGGCGACGCTGCTGGGGCAGCTCGGGATGTCGGCGGCGCTGCTGCTCGGCGTGCTGCCCGCCTCCCACATGCCCGCGCCGATCGCCCTCGCCCGCGACCTGCTGCCGTCCACCTACGGCGTGGAGGCGTTCGCCCGCAGCTTCGACGCGCACCCCGACTGGCTGCGGGTCGCCGGGGACCTCGGCGTCTGCGCGGCCGTCGGCGTGGTCTCACTGGCCGTCGCCACCTGGGCCTACCGCCGGGCGGCGGTGCGGTGA
- the hisH gene encoding imidazole glycerol phosphate synthase subunit HisH, which produces MSKKVVVFDYGFGNVRSAERALAHVGADVEITRDFDRAMNADGLLVPGVGAFAACMSGLRAARGDWIVDRRLSGGRPVMGICVGMQVLFARGVEHGVETDGLDEWPGTVEPLKAPVVPHMGWNTVTAAEGSALFAGLDADTRYYFVHSYAVRDWSLDVTNEAIKPPLVTWAEHGEPFVAAVENGPLWATQFHPEKSGDAGSQLLTNWIETL; this is translated from the coding sequence ATGAGCAAGAAGGTCGTCGTCTTCGACTACGGGTTCGGCAACGTCCGGTCGGCCGAGCGGGCCCTCGCCCACGTCGGCGCCGATGTCGAGATCACCCGCGACTTCGACCGGGCCATGAACGCCGACGGCCTCCTCGTCCCCGGCGTCGGCGCGTTCGCCGCCTGCATGAGCGGGCTGCGCGCGGCGCGCGGCGACTGGATCGTCGACCGGCGGCTGTCCGGCGGCCGGCCCGTGATGGGCATCTGCGTCGGCATGCAGGTCCTCTTCGCCCGGGGCGTCGAGCACGGCGTCGAGACCGACGGCCTGGACGAGTGGCCCGGCACCGTCGAGCCGCTCAAGGCCCCGGTCGTCCCGCACATGGGGTGGAACACCGTCACCGCCGCCGAGGGCTCCGCCCTCTTCGCCGGGCTCGACGCCGACACGCGCTACTACTTCGTGCACTCCTACGCCGTCCGCGACTGGAGCCTCGACGTCACCAACGAGGCCATCAAGCCGCCCCTGGTGACCTGGGCCGAGCATGGCGAGCCGTTCGTCGCCGCCGTCGAGAACGGGCCCCTGTGGGCCACCCAGTTCCACCCCGAGAAGTCCGGCGACGCCGGATCCCAGCTGCTGACCAACTGGATCGAGACCCTCTGA
- a CDS encoding oxidoreductase, whose translation MTASPDGDPPPGLELTPAERGMWRAFRSGTTHDLRTPHPERNDPDGPYTWGPERSVRARVIALLLLDGPPALPGRVPALKLNGVQITGLLDLSGGTVVPYVELRNCRFEQQVLLPECRFTTLRLVGCTLPRLEAARLHTEGDLHLPRCVVRRGIRLSDARVGTDLLLNQAVVRRDRRGVCIAADGLTVGQDLQAELARAYGELSLRGAKIGASLSLRGTTLSNPFGRRALNAPQLTVERTVYLTPAAEDGPVVSGATPPYGISPTGPAYGTRLRNFSCEGGMRLDDGRFGDALDFSGARLALSDGQEVSLRRIQTPELRFLGQRPEHGRVVLSGARVVNLVDRWESWPGPGGLVMAGFSYETLIPHGPFPLPRRLEWVSAATPEYAPEPYECLAASLRDSGEDTDARAVLLAKQRRRRETLPLAGKAWGYLQDWTVAYGYRPGRAALWMAVLWALGTLWFARHPLPPVKPQESPTWNAALYTLDLLLPVVDLGQGQAWKTEGTGQWLATALVLIGWVLATTVAAGASRLLRRQ comes from the coding sequence GTGACCGCGTCACCCGACGGAGATCCGCCCCCCGGCCTGGAGCTCACCCCCGCCGAACGGGGCATGTGGCGGGCCTTCCGCTCCGGCACCACCCACGACCTGCGCACCCCGCACCCGGAGCGGAACGACCCCGACGGCCCGTACACCTGGGGCCCCGAGCGCAGTGTGCGGGCCCGGGTGATCGCGCTGCTGCTGCTCGACGGGCCGCCCGCGTTACCCGGCCGGGTGCCGGCGCTCAAGCTCAACGGGGTGCAGATCACCGGGCTGCTGGACCTCTCCGGCGGCACGGTCGTCCCCTACGTGGAGCTGCGGAACTGCCGCTTCGAGCAGCAGGTGCTGCTGCCCGAGTGCCGGTTCACCACCCTGCGGCTGGTCGGCTGCACCCTGCCCCGGCTGGAGGCCGCCCGGCTGCACACCGAGGGCGACCTGCACCTGCCGCGCTGCGTCGTCCGGCGCGGGATCCGGCTCAGCGACGCCCGGGTCGGCACCGACCTGCTGCTCAACCAGGCCGTGGTGCGCCGCGACCGGCGCGGGGTGTGCATCGCCGCCGACGGCCTCACCGTCGGCCAGGACCTCCAGGCCGAGCTGGCCAGGGCGTACGGGGAGCTGAGCCTGCGCGGCGCGAAGATAGGCGCCTCCCTCAGCCTGCGCGGCACCACCCTCAGCAACCCCTTCGGACGGCGGGCGCTCAACGCCCCGCAGCTCACCGTCGAACGCACCGTCTACCTCACGCCCGCCGCCGAGGACGGCCCGGTGGTGTCCGGTGCCACGCCCCCCTACGGGATCTCCCCGACCGGCCCGGCGTACGGGACGCGGCTGCGGAACTTCAGCTGCGAGGGCGGGATGCGACTGGACGACGGCCGGTTCGGCGACGCGCTCGACTTCAGCGGGGCGCGGCTGGCGCTCTCCGACGGCCAGGAGGTGTCGCTCCGCCGCATCCAGACGCCGGAGCTGCGCTTCCTCGGGCAGCGGCCGGAGCACGGGCGGGTGGTGCTGTCCGGCGCCCGGGTGGTCAACCTCGTCGACCGGTGGGAGAGCTGGCCGGGACCGGGCGGGCTGGTGATGGCCGGGTTCTCGTACGAGACGCTGATACCGCACGGCCCGTTCCCGCTGCCGCGGCGGCTGGAGTGGGTGTCCGCCGCGACGCCCGAGTACGCGCCCGAGCCCTACGAGTGCCTGGCCGCCTCGCTGCGGGACAGCGGCGAGGACACCGACGCCCGGGCGGTGCTGCTGGCCAAGCAGCGCCGCCGCCGCGAGACGCTGCCCCTGGCCGGGAAGGCGTGGGGCTACCTCCAGGACTGGACGGTCGCCTACGGCTACCGCCCCGGCCGGGCCGCCCTGTGGATGGCCGTGCTCTGGGCACTCGGCACCCTCTGGTTCGCCCGCCACCCCCTGCCGCCGGTCAAACCCCAGGAGTCGCCCACCTGGAACGCGGCGCTCTACACCCTCGACCTGCTGCTGCCCGTCGTCGACCTCGGGCAGGGCCAGGCGTGGAAGACCGAGGGGACGGGGCAATGGCTGGCCACGGCGCTGGTGCTGATCGGCTGGGTGCTGGCGACGACGGTCGCGGCGGGCGCGTCGCGGCTGCTGCGCCGGCAGTGA
- the hisB gene encoding imidazoleglycerol-phosphate dehydratase HisB, translating to MNHRVGRVERTTKETSVLVEIDLDGTGQVDVSTGVGFYDHMLDQLGRHGLFDLTVKTDGDLHIDTHHTIEDTALALGAAFRQALGDKVGIYRFGNCTVPLDESLAQVTVDLSGRPYLVHTEPENIAPMIGTYDTTMTRHILESFVAQAQIALHVHVPYGRNAHHIVECQFKALARALRYACERDPRAAGILPSTKGAL from the coding sequence ATGAACCACCGCGTGGGTCGCGTCGAGCGGACCACCAAGGAGACGTCCGTCCTGGTCGAGATAGACCTCGACGGGACCGGGCAGGTCGACGTGTCGACGGGCGTCGGCTTCTACGACCACATGCTCGACCAGCTCGGCCGGCACGGGCTGTTCGACCTCACCGTCAAGACCGACGGCGACCTGCACATCGACACCCACCACACCATCGAGGACACCGCCCTCGCGCTGGGCGCCGCCTTCCGGCAGGCGCTCGGCGACAAGGTGGGCATCTACCGGTTCGGCAACTGCACGGTCCCGCTGGACGAGTCGCTGGCCCAGGTGACCGTCGACCTCTCCGGCCGGCCATACCTGGTGCACACCGAGCCCGAGAACATCGCGCCGATGATCGGCACGTACGACACGACGATGACCCGGCACATACTGGAGTCCTTCGTCGCCCAGGCGCAGATCGCGCTGCACGTCCACGTGCCGTACGGGCGCAACGCCCACCACATCGTGGAGTGCCAGTTCAAGGCGCTGGCGCGGGCGCTGCGGTACGCGTGCGAGCGCGACCCGCGGGCCGCCGGAATCCTCCCGTCCACGAAGGGTGCGCTGTGA
- the ybaK gene encoding Cys-tRNA(Pro) deacylase, whose amino-acid sequence MAKKAAGASGGTPAIVALEKAGVPFTLHAYTHDPASASYGEEAADALGVEPGRVFKTLVAEVDGALTVAVVPVSGSLDLKALAAAVGGKRAAMADPAAAERTTGYVRGGISPLGQRKRLPTAVDASALAHPTIHVSAGRRGLEVELEPQVLAELTGAKVAEIARG is encoded by the coding sequence TTGGCGAAGAAGGCCGCGGGCGCGTCGGGCGGCACCCCTGCCATAGTCGCCCTGGAGAAGGCGGGCGTCCCCTTCACCCTGCACGCCTACACCCACGACCCGGCGTCCGCCTCCTACGGCGAGGAGGCCGCCGACGCTCTCGGTGTGGAGCCCGGCCGCGTCTTCAAGACGCTGGTGGCCGAGGTCGACGGTGCTCTGACGGTCGCCGTCGTCCCCGTCAGCGGCTCCCTGGATCTGAAGGCCCTGGCGGCGGCGGTCGGCGGCAAGCGGGCCGCGATGGCCGACCCGGCCGCGGCGGAACGCACCACCGGGTACGTGCGGGGCGGCATCTCGCCGCTCGGACAGCGCAAGCGGCTGCCTACGGCGGTTGACGCGTCTGCTTTGGCGCATCCCACGATCCATGTGTCGGCGGGGCGCCGGGGGCTTGAGGTGGAGCTGGAGCCGCAGGTGCTGGCGGAGCTGACGGGGGCGAAGGTCGCGGAGATCGCGCGGGGGTGA
- a CDS encoding RidA family protein: MSETPAPQRVQTDSPWEATIGFARAVAAGDRVHVAGTMPLVDGVLVGEGDPYEQARAAFSNALAALEKFGLGPESVVRTRMYLTHARDVDAVGRAHKELFDGIRPAATMVVVSGFVDSRVLVEVEVEAFRGASA, translated from the coding sequence ATGAGTGAGACCCCGGCTCCGCAGCGCGTGCAGACAGACAGTCCCTGGGAAGCGACGATCGGCTTCGCACGTGCCGTGGCGGCCGGGGACCGGGTGCACGTCGCCGGCACGATGCCGCTCGTCGACGGCGTCCTCGTCGGCGAGGGCGACCCCTACGAGCAGGCCCGGGCCGCCTTCTCCAACGCGCTCGCCGCGCTGGAGAAGTTCGGCCTCGGCCCCGAGTCCGTCGTCCGCACCCGGATGTACCTGACCCACGCGCGGGACGTGGACGCGGTCGGCCGCGCCCACAAGGAGCTCTTCGACGGGATCCGGCCCGCCGCGACCATGGTCGTCGTGTCCGGCTTCGTCGACTCGCGCGTCCTGGTCGAAGTAGAAGTAGAAGCATTCAGAGGAGCATCGGCGTGA
- a CDS encoding histidinol-phosphate transaminase, translated as MTRIDELPIRDELRGKTPYGAPQLDVPVRLNTNENPYPLPEALVARIAERVAEAARDLNRYPDRDAVELRTRLAEYLTRTGGHEVGRANVWAANGSNEVLQQLLQTFGGPGRTAMGFEPSYSMHALISRGTGTGWLAGPRRDDFTIDVDAAVDAIAEHRPDVVFVCSPNNPTGTAVDAETVLRLYDAAQAAKPSMVVVDEAYGEFSHHPSLLPLIEGRPHLVVSRTMSKAFGAAGLRLGYLAADPAVVDAVQLVRLPYHLSSVTQATALAALEHTDTLLGYVERLKSERDRLVAELRAMGCEVTASDANFVQFGVFEDAHAAWQAILDRGVLVRDNGVPGRLRVTAGTPEENDAFLDAVRAVMKENR; from the coding sequence GTGACCCGTATCGACGAACTTCCCATCCGGGACGAACTGCGCGGCAAGACCCCGTACGGCGCGCCGCAGCTCGACGTCCCCGTCCGGCTGAACACCAACGAGAACCCCTACCCGCTGCCCGAGGCCCTGGTCGCCCGGATCGCCGAGCGCGTCGCCGAGGCCGCCCGGGACCTCAACCGCTACCCCGACCGGGACGCGGTCGAGCTGCGCACCCGGCTCGCCGAGTACCTCACCCGCACCGGCGGGCACGAGGTCGGGCGCGCCAACGTGTGGGCGGCCAACGGCTCCAACGAGGTCCTCCAGCAGCTGCTCCAGACCTTCGGCGGGCCCGGCCGCACGGCGATGGGCTTCGAGCCCTCGTACTCGATGCACGCGCTGATCTCCCGGGGCACCGGCACCGGCTGGCTCGCCGGGCCGCGCCGGGACGACTTCACCATCGACGTGGACGCGGCGGTCGACGCCATCGCCGAGCACCGCCCTGACGTCGTCTTCGTCTGCTCGCCCAACAACCCCACCGGCACCGCCGTCGACGCGGAGACCGTGCTGCGGCTGTACGACGCGGCGCAGGCGGCCAAGCCGTCGATGGTCGTGGTCGACGAGGCGTACGGCGAGTTCAGCCACCACCCGTCGCTGCTGCCGCTGATCGAGGGCCGGCCGCACCTCGTCGTCTCGCGGACGATGTCCAAGGCGTTCGGCGCGGCCGGGCTGCGGCTGGGCTACCTCGCCGCCGACCCGGCGGTGGTGGACGCCGTGCAGCTCGTCCGGCTGCCGTACCACCTCTCGTCCGTCACCCAGGCGACCGCCCTCGCGGCGCTGGAGCACACCGACACGCTGCTCGGCTACGTCGAGCGGCTCAAGTCCGAGCGGGACCGCCTGGTCGCCGAGCTGCGGGCGATGGGCTGCGAGGTCACCGCGTCCGACGCGAACTTCGTCCAGTTCGGGGTGTTCGAGGACGCCCACGCCGCCTGGCAGGCCATTCTCGACCGGGGCGTCCTGGTCCGGGACAACGGCGTGCCCGGCCGGCTGCGGGTCACCGCGGGCACCCCCGAGGAGAACGACGCGTTCCTGGACGCGGTGCGCGCCGTCATGAAGGAGAACCGATGA
- a CDS encoding ABC transporter permease — protein MTAPLTPDDRPPRSPSYESRGGRAALLDAVRAELPAAGVVAAAVTLSGALFGLLWVWLAPHVPLISDGRAVFLKNSEGEQAIGADGTFALLGLGFGAVAAGLVFLFRRAGGIAVVAALAVGSLLASVLAWRLGVYMGPASDVAAHARSVGKGVVFDAPLRLGAKGMLLAFPIAAMAVHLLLTAAFGPRDPEPGPPWEAGAGPGVSSR, from the coding sequence GTGACCGCACCACTGACCCCCGACGACCGGCCCCCGCGCAGCCCCTCCTACGAGAGCCGCGGCGGCCGGGCCGCCCTCCTCGACGCGGTGCGCGCCGAACTGCCCGCCGCCGGCGTCGTGGCCGCGGCCGTCACGCTCTCCGGGGCGCTGTTCGGACTGCTGTGGGTGTGGCTGGCACCGCACGTGCCGCTGATCTCCGACGGCCGGGCGGTGTTCCTCAAGAACTCGGAGGGCGAACAGGCGATCGGCGCCGACGGCACGTTCGCCCTGCTCGGCCTGGGGTTCGGCGCGGTGGCCGCGGGCCTGGTCTTCCTCTTCCGGCGGGCCGGCGGCATCGCCGTCGTCGCCGCCCTGGCGGTGGGCTCCCTGCTGGCGTCGGTGCTCGCCTGGCGGCTGGGGGTCTACATGGGACCGGCCTCGGACGTGGCGGCCCACGCCCGGTCGGTCGGCAAGGGAGTCGTCTTCGACGCGCCGCTGCGGCTGGGGGCGAAGGGGATGCTGCTGGCTTTTCCGATCGCGGCGATGGCTGTGCATCTGCTGCTTACCGCGGCGTTCGGGCCGCGGGATCCGGAGCCGGGCCCGCCGTGGGAGGCGGGCGCCGGGCCCGGGGTGTCCTCTCGCTGA
- a CDS encoding ABC transporter ATP-binding protein gives MCSVRGLVKTYAAARGRRGRPADQEIRASDRIDLDVHRGEIFGLLGPNGAGKTTLVRQLTGLLRPDRGSVELLGHDLVRYPDRAARLVGYLGQQSSALDELTVALAAETTGRLRGLGLRAARAERDAVLDELGLTALAARPLKKLSGGQRRLACFAATLVGDRPLLVLDEPTTGMDPVARRAVWAAVDRRRAERGATVLLVTHNVIEAETVLDRVAVLERGRIIACDTPAGLKELVADEVRLDLVWRDAPPLDVPEVAALRDIATETGRRWSLRLGHAEARAAVAAVTGGPAFAALDDFTLATPSLEDVYLALGGRAEGLVKG, from the coding sequence GTGTGCTCGGTGCGCGGTCTGGTCAAGACATACGCCGCCGCTCGCGGTCGTCGCGGAAGACCGGCCGACCAGGAGATCCGCGCCAGCGACCGCATCGACCTCGACGTCCACCGGGGCGAGATCTTCGGGCTGCTCGGCCCCAACGGTGCCGGCAAGACCACCCTCGTCCGTCAGCTCACCGGCCTCCTCCGCCCCGACCGGGGCAGCGTCGAGCTGCTGGGGCACGACCTCGTCCGGTACCCGGACCGTGCGGCGCGGCTCGTCGGCTATCTCGGGCAGCAGTCCAGCGCGCTCGACGAGCTGACGGTGGCGCTGGCCGCCGAGACGACCGGGCGGCTGCGCGGGCTGGGGCTGCGGGCGGCGCGGGCCGAGCGGGACGCCGTGCTCGACGAACTCGGACTGACGGCCCTCGCGGCCCGGCCGTTGAAGAAGCTCTCCGGCGGCCAGCGCCGCCTCGCCTGCTTCGCCGCCACCCTGGTCGGCGACCGCCCGCTGCTGGTCCTCGACGAGCCGACCACGGGCATGGACCCGGTCGCCCGGCGCGCCGTCTGGGCCGCCGTCGACCGGCGGCGCGCCGAGCGCGGGGCGACCGTCCTGCTCGTCACCCACAACGTCATCGAGGCCGAGACCGTCCTCGACCGCGTCGCCGTGCTGGAGCGCGGGCGCATCATCGCCTGCGACACCCCGGCCGGACTCAAGGAGCTCGTCGCGGACGAGGTGCGGCTCGACCTCGTCTGGCGCGACGCGCCGCCGCTCGACGTCCCCGAGGTCGCGGCGCTCCGCGACATCGCCACCGAGACCGGCCGCCGCTGGTCGCTGCGGCTCGGCCACGCCGAGGCCCGGGCGGCCGTCGCCGCCGTCACCGGCGGCCCCGCCTTCGCCGCGCTCGACGATTTCACGCTCGCCACGCCCAGCCTGGAGGATGTGTACCTCGCGCTGGGCGGCCGTGCGGAGGGTCTGGTGAAGGGGTGA
- the priA gene encoding bifunctional 1-(5-phosphoribosyl)-5-((5-phosphoribosylamino)methylideneamino)imidazole-4-carboxamide isomerase/phosphoribosylanthranilate isomerase PriA produces the protein MPKLELLPAVDVRDGQAVRLVHGESGSETSYGDPLAAARAWQQAGAEWLHLVDLDAAFGTGDNRERIAEVVRAMDIKVELSGGIRDDASLAAALATGCTRVNLGTAALETPEWVAKVIAEHGDKIAVGLDVRGTTLRGRGWTRDGGDLYETLARLDSEGCARYVVTDIAKDGTLQGPNLELLKNVCAATDKPVVASGGVSSLDDLRAIASLVPEGVEGAIVGKALYAKAFTLEEALEAVSV, from the coding sequence ATGCCCAAGCTCGAACTCCTCCCCGCCGTCGACGTCCGCGACGGCCAGGCCGTACGGCTCGTCCATGGCGAGTCGGGCTCCGAGACCTCGTACGGCGACCCGCTGGCCGCCGCCCGCGCCTGGCAGCAGGCCGGCGCCGAGTGGCTGCACCTCGTCGACCTGGACGCCGCCTTCGGCACCGGCGACAACCGGGAGCGGATCGCCGAGGTCGTCCGGGCCATGGACATCAAGGTCGAGCTGTCCGGCGGCATCCGCGACGACGCCTCGCTGGCCGCCGCCCTCGCCACCGGCTGCACCCGCGTCAACCTGGGCACGGCCGCCCTGGAGACCCCCGAGTGGGTCGCCAAGGTCATCGCCGAGCACGGCGACAAGATCGCCGTCGGGCTGGACGTGCGCGGCACCACGCTGCGCGGCCGCGGCTGGACCCGCGACGGCGGCGACCTCTACGAGACGCTCGCCCGCCTCGACTCCGAGGGCTGCGCCCGCTACGTCGTCACCGACATCGCCAAGGACGGCACCCTCCAGGGCCCCAACCTGGAGCTGCTCAAGAACGTCTGCGCGGCCACCGACAAGCCGGTCGTCGCCTCCGGCGGCGTCTCCTCCCTTGACGATCTGCGGGCCATTGCCAGTCTGGTACCGGAGGGTGTCGAAGGCGCGATCGTGGGCAAGGCCCTCTACGCGAAGGCGTTCACCTTGGAAGAGGCCCTGGAGGCAGTGTCCGTATGA